CCTGGACGCTCAAAAAGGGTCGACAGCCCCTCCATGGCCACCTTCTTCCACTGGCTGATCTGCGCCGGGTGGATTTGGTGTTCACTGGCCAACTCGCTTGTGGTTTTGACCCCCTTCAGGGCCTCCAGCGCCACCTTCGCCTTGAACTGCGCACTGTGTCGTTTGTGTTTTCCGGGCATCGCTTGGCTCCTCGCTCTCGCCAATCATGCCCCCTCGGTCTTAACAAAACCTACTGTCCAGTTTTTGGGGTCCACTTCACGCAAACGGGCCGAGCAGCGGCTCGCCCTGCTGAGTTTCGCCCTGAACAACGTGCGTGAGGCGGCCTTCTTGATCGACGAGCAGGCCCGCTTCCACTACGTCAACGAGGAGGCCTGCCGCGTCCTGGGCTACAGCCGCGACGAGCTGCTCGGCATGGGGGTAAAAGATGTCGATCCCGACTGGCCTGCGGACCGTTGGTCCGAACACTGGAAAACGCTGAAATCCCAAGGTGCTTTGTTGCTCGAAGGGCGGCACAAAACCAAGGAGGGGGGGATCTTTCCGGTGGAGATCGGCGCCAACTTCATCGAATACGACGGCCGCAGCTTCAACCTGGCGCTGGTCCGCGACATCACGGGGCGCAAACACAACGAGGAGGAGCTCAAGCGGCTGAATCGGGAGCTGCGCGCCTTGAGCGACTGCAATCTGGCGTTGATGCGAGGTGAGGATGAAATCACTCTGCTCACCGACATTTGCACCATCATCTGCGACAAGGCCGGTTATACCCTGGCTTGGGTGGGGTACGCCGAACACGATCCGGACAAAACCATCCGCCCCGTGGCCTGGGCGGGGTTCGGCAGCGACTACATCGAAAACGCCAAACTCAGTTGGTCGGCCGACCTGCCCCACGGCCAGGGCCCAGCCGGTAGGACCATCCGCAGCGGCGAAACCATTTGCGTGCAAGATTTCGAGGTCGACCGCTTGATGACCCCCTGGCGGGAGGCGGCGTTGACCCACGGTTACCACTCCGGACTCGCGCTGCCGCTCAAGGGGGACGACGGCCAACCCTTCGGCGCCCTGCTCATCTATTCCGAACGCAAAAACGCCATCACCGACAGCGAACTGCGCCTGATGGAAGAGCTGGTCGGCGATTTGGCCTTCGGCATCCGCGCCCTACGAATCCGGGCCGAAAACCGGCGGTCCGAGGCGGCGCTGCGCCAAAGGGAGCGTTATTCCCAATCGCTGCTGCGGCTGTCGCGCAGCCTCGAACAATCCCAAAACTACGGTCAGGTTTTGAAAGCGGCCCAGGAGGAGGTCGCCACCATCCTCGACTTCCATTTTTTGGCGATCTACCTGCTCAGCGACGATGGCACCACCTTTCAGGCGCTGACCTTCGGCGGCGCCATCGAAAAGGGGATCCAAGCGGTCAGTGCCACCCTGCCCATCGCGGGAGACCCTTTGTTGGAGGAGATCGCCCAATCCTGCGACATCGTGGTGGTCGACGACGCCCGCTGCGACCCGCGCACCAACAAAGCCATCGTGAACGCCCTGCAACTGCGCACCCTGATCAACGTCCCGATTTTTCTCTCCGAGCAACACCTGGGCACGATCAGCACCGGCAGCGTGGGGGACGAGGGGTTGCACATCCTCACCCCCCCCGAGCGGGAATACCTCACCGCCATGGCCAGCCACATCGCGGTCACCCTGGACCGCATCCAACTGCTCGACGAACGGCGGCAGGTCGAAGCGCAGCTACGTAGCTACAAGGACCACCTTGAACAGACGGTGCAGCAGCGCACCGCCGAGCTGTTGCTGGCCCGGGATGCGGCCCAGGCGGCGAGCAAGGCCAAAAGTCTGTTTTTGGCCAACATGAGCCACGAACTGCGCACCCCCCTCAACGCCATCCTCGGGTTTTCCCGCTTGATGCAGCAGGGGCAAGAGGTCCCCCCCGAGCTGCGGGAAAACCTCGACATCATCAACCGCAGCGGCGAGCACCTGTTGGAGCTCATCAACGCGGTCCTGGAGATCGCCAAGATCGAATCGGGCAAGCTGCAACTGGAGGTCGCTCCCTTCGATTTGGGGGCGATGGTGCGCGAGGTCGTCGAGCTGATGCGGCTGCGCGCCCAAGAAAAGGGGCTCACCCTGGTGCTCGATCAGTCGTCGCAATTCCCCCGTCACATCAAGGGGGACGAGGCGCGGCTGCGGCAGATTCTGGTGAATCTGGTCGGCAACGCGGTGAAGTTCACCGATCGTGGGGGGGTGACCATTCGGCTGGGGGTGGAGAACAACGCCCACCAATACCTGACCATCGAGGTGGAGGACACCGGCCCAGGCATCGCCTCAGAGGACCAGCCCCGATTGTTCGAACCCTTCGTGCAGTTGGGAGAGGAACTCCCGGGCAGCGGCACCGGCTTGGGGCTGAGCATCACCCGGCAATTCGTGCAGTTGATGGGGGGGCGCATCGCCGTGACCAGCACGCCGGGGCAGGGGGCGTGCTTCAAGGCCCAATTGCCGTTGGAGGCGACCGGCGAGGGCAGCCGTCAGATCATCAATCAAATGGCGCGGGGCGAGGTGATCGGCCTAGCCCCCGGCCAGCCCCCCTTGCGCATCCTGATTGCCGAGGATCAGCGCGACAACCAGCTGCTGCTGGCCCATCTGATGAACCGCATCGGGCTCGAAACCAAAATCGCCGAGGACGGGGCGCAATGCGTCGAATGGTTCAAAAGCTGGCACCCCGATCTGATCTGGATGGATCGGCGCATGCCGGTGATGGACGGGGTCGAGGCGACCCGGCGCATCCGCGCCTTGCCGGGGGGGGATCGGGTCAAGATCGTGGCGGTCACCGCCTCGGTGTTCAAAGAACAACAACCCGAGATCCTGGCGGCGCAGATGGACGGCCTGGTGGGCAAACCCTACCGCTTCAACGAGATCTACGACGCCCTGGCTCAACAGTTGAACATCGCGTACCGCTACCGCGAGGCGGAGTCCCTCAATACCCCCCCCGTTGTGGCGCCGACCCCGGACATGCTGGCGGGGCTCCCCGAGGCGCTACGTGAGCAACTGCGCCGGGCGCTGGAGCGGCTCGACAGCGTGGCGATCCACACCGCGATTGCCCAGGTCGCCACCCTCGACCCCGATTTGGGCCAAAACCTTGCCCGTTTGGCCGATGGCTTCGATTATCCCAGCATCTTGAACGCGCTGGCGGGGGAGCCGCACCACCCGCCGCACCACCCTTGAACCCAGGAAACCCATGACCCCGCAAGGCCTGATCCTCGCCGTGGACGACACCCCGGCCTCTTTGAAGTTGTTGACCGACATTCTTCACGGTGAAAGTTTCGAGGTCCGTTCGGCCATCGACGGGGCGCTGGCGCTGCACGCGGCCCAGTTGCAGCCGCCCGATCTGATTCTGCTCGACGCCAGCATGCCCAACATGGATGGCTTCGAGGTCTGCCGACAGCTCAAAGCCGACCCACGCACCCGAGACATCCCGATCATCTTCGTCAGCGCCCTGACCGACACCGCAGAGAAACTCAAAGGGTTCGAACTGGGGGCGGTCGATTACGTCACCAAGCCGTTCCAACGCGAAGAGCTGCTGGCCCGGGTGCGCAACCACCTGGAATTGCGGCGACTGCGCCAGCACCTTGAAGAGATGGTCGAGGAGCGCACCGAGTCGCTCCGGGCCAGCCAGGCCAAGCTCAAAGACAGCCTGTTCGAATCGATCACCGCCATCGCCGCCACCGTCGAGATGCGCGACCCCTACACCGCCGGACATCAGCGCCGGGTGGCGACCATCGCGGTCGCCATCGCCCAAGAGATGGGGCTCTCCGAGGAGTTGGCCGAGGGGCTGCATCTGGCGGGAAGCGTGCACGACGTGGGCAAAATTAAGATCCCTGCCGAGATCCTGACCAAGCCGGGCCGCCTGAGCCCCATCGAATACGACCTGATTAAGGAGCACCCCCAGGCCGGCCACGACATTCTCAAAGGAATCGACTTCCCCTGGCCGGTCGCCCGGATCGTTTTGCAGCACCACGAACGGCTCGACGGTTCTGGTTATCCACAGGGGCTTGCGGGGGGGGATATTCTGCTCGAAGCCCGGATTTTGGCGGTGGCCGACGTGATCGACGCCATGGCCTCGTTCCGTCCCTACCGGGCCAGCCTGGGGATCGAGTTCGCGCTCCAAGAGATCGAGCAGCAACGGGGAGTCCTGTTCGATCCCGTAGTGGTCGATAGCGCCCTGCGTCTGTTTCGGGGGCAGGGGTTCCACGTGCCGGAGTACCACGCCTGAGGTTGTTCGAACGCACCAAACAAAAAAGCCCGGCATCTGACGATGCCGGGCTTTTTTGTTTGGTGCGCGGTAGAGGATTCGAACCTCTGACCTTTGGCTTCGGAGGCCAACGCTCTATCCAGCTGAGCTAACCGCGCGAAAGGTGGTTTGAGCCACCCCCGTTTAGGGAGGGCGCGAACATTACGGAGCGGGGGGGGCAGCGTCAAGGCTGCCCGGTTCGAGCGGCCCCAATCATTCCCCGTTCTGAAACAACCCGGCTTCGCTTCGGCGACAGAGGTCGCCTCCCACAAGCCAAGGGGGGGTCGCCGGAGCTGGTTGGTTTGGTTTGGTGGGAGCGGACTTCTGTCCGCGAATGAAGAGGCAGCGCTGGTTCCCCAACCCCCTGCCCTTCTGAGGTACCCCCTGGGGGGACGCGCTGCGTCGAACCCTCCTTCCCACACACAAAAAGCGGCCACGACAGAGCGTGGCCCTCCAAAGAGCAACACCGCCCACGCTCCCCAAACTTGGGCTCGACCGAATCAACCCGGCTTCGCTTCGGCGACAGATGTCGCCTCCCACAGGCCAAGGGGGTCGCCGGAGCTGGTTGGTTTGGTTTGGTTTGGTGGGAGCGGACTTCTGTCCGCGAATGAAGAGGCAACCCATCCGCCCCAACCCCCGCCCTTCTGAGGTGCCCCCTGGAGGGACGCCCTGCATCGCGTCTACCATCCTTCCCACAAAAAAAAGAGGGCCACGACAGAGCGTGGCCCTCCAAAGAGCACTACCGACCGGGATCGCCCCCACAAGTTGCGGGGGGGGTGTGCGGCATCCGCCAACACACCCTTACATTATTAGTGGTGAGTTCCCTCTTGCTGGATCGCCGACAACCGCCACACCGGGCCGGTCTCGTGCGCACCACGCATGAAGGTCCAATGTTCGGCGAAGGTGTGGGGATCGCTGGAGCCTTCGATGCGGCGCCCTTGGCTGTCGCGGATTTCGTCGCGCAGCAGCCCCGAAAAACGAACCGTCACGAAGGCCTCGTCCCCCTCGCACCACGCCTGGACCGGCACCGCGTCGAGCTGTACCACCTCGATCAAATTCTTCAATCCGCGATCGCGCAGATCGTCGATCTCGGACTGAATCTCTTCGAGCAGACGGGGGTGAAGCAGCCGCACCAGCTCGGGGGTATCCCCTTCGGAATAGGCCTGTTGCAGATGGCCGAAGGCGGCCTTAGCCCCACTGAGGAAGGTGTGCTCGTTGAACTCGGGCATCAAAGCCCGCATCTCGCTCCAGGGGTCGATGGGGGCGCCGTTTTGCATCGGGGCGCCCCACTGCTCGGGGGAAGTTTGATGCTCGGGGAGCCAGCCGCGCATCTCGTGACGATCCCGTCCACCGGCGGGGGCCGACAGCGGCTGGGGCAGCTTGGCGCGGAACAGGCGGAAAAGGATGAAAGCGATCAGGCCGAAGATGACGATGTCGAACAGGTTGATCCCCTCGAAGGCGCCGCCGAAAAGCAGCGCGCCGAGCATGCCCCCCAGGGCCAGCCCACCCAGCATCCCCATCATGCCGCCACCCAGCATCCCCGCCTTGGCGCCGGGGGCACCCTGCGTTGCGCCCGGTTTGGGAGCTGCGGTTTGGGGACTCATCGGCAGCGCCTGGGGACTTTGTTGCGGTTTCACCGCCATGGTCGATTGACCGCCCCGATAGCC
This region of Proteobacteria bacterium CG1_02_64_396 genomic DNA includes:
- a CDS encoding two-component system response regulator, producing MTPQGLILAVDDTPASLKLLTDILHGESFEVRSAIDGALALHAAQLQPPDLILLDASMPNMDGFEVCRQLKADPRTRDIPIIFVSALTDTAEKLKGFELGAVDYVTKPFQREELLARVRNHLELRRLRQHLEEMVEERTESLRASQAKLKDSLFESITAIAATVEMRDPYTAGHQRRVATIAVAIAQEMGLSEELAEGLHLAGSVHDVGKIKIPAEILTKPGRLSPIEYDLIKEHPQAGHDILKGIDFPWPVARIVLQHHERLDGSGYPQGLAGGDILLEARILAVADVIDAMASFRPYRASLGIEFALQEIEQQRGVLFDPVVVDSALRLFRGQGFHVPEYHA